The following proteins come from a genomic window of Mucinivorans hirudinis:
- a CDS encoding Macrolide export ATP-binding/permease protein MacB gives MSREEIIQIHDIHRRYQVGDTVVNALAGVDLTIRRNDYVAIMGPSGSGKSTLMNILGCLDTPTKGTYILNHTDVSNMDDDELAEVRNKEIGFVFQTFNLLPRYTALENVALPLIYAGISKRRRLQKAEQALESVTLTDRMEHKPNELSGGQRQRVAVARALVNNPSIILADEPTGNLDTKTSIDIMRLFEDIYRKGNTVIVVTHEEDIARHSRRIVRLRDGKIESDEVNHTPMMG, from the coding sequence ATGAGCAGAGAAGAGATAATCCAAATCCACGACATTCACCGCCGCTATCAGGTGGGTGATACTGTCGTAAACGCGCTTGCGGGAGTCGATTTGACTATTCGCCGTAATGATTACGTTGCTATAATGGGTCCTTCGGGCTCGGGCAAATCTACCCTTATGAATATCCTCGGCTGCTTGGATACCCCAACAAAGGGAACGTATATCCTCAACCATACGGACGTAAGCAATATGGATGATGATGAGCTGGCGGAGGTACGCAATAAGGAGATAGGTTTTGTCTTCCAGACCTTTAACCTACTGCCGCGATACACGGCTTTGGAAAATGTGGCTCTTCCTCTGATTTACGCGGGAATATCCAAGCGTAGGCGGTTACAAAAGGCAGAGCAGGCTTTGGAGAGCGTTACCCTTACCGACCGTATGGAGCATAAGCCAAACGAACTTTCAGGCGGTCAGCGTCAAAGGGTTGCCGTTGCCAGAGCATTGGTAAATAACCCCTCCATAATTCTTGCGGATGAGCCTACGGGGAACTTAGACACTAAAACTTCTATTGATATTATGCGCCTCTTCGAGGATATTTATCGCAAGGGTAATACCGTGATTGTCGTTACGCACGAAGAGGACATTGCACGCCATTCGCGCCGAATTGTCCGACTCAGAGACGGCAAAATTGAGTCTGACGAGGTAAATCATACGCCGATGATGGGGTAA
- a CDS encoding Diaminohydroxyphosphoribosylaminopyrimidine deaminase: MLRALELARCGVGKVSPNPMVGAVIVVDGEVIGEGYHQKYGEAHAEVNAINSVEDKELLKRATMYVTLEPCSHWGKTPPCADLIVEMGIPRVIVGSIDYNEKVCGQGIAKMRQAGVDVTVGELEQECIELNKRFFTSHTKGRPYVILKWAQTADGALDARNDARQKPAWLTGEEGRRIVHGLRAREDAIIVGRRTVEMDNPSLTVRYAEGENPIRITIDRNLRLSPDYNIFDNQSDTILFTSIENIIPAVDKFRHNHRVSIEPFTDLRGLLCALLSRKIHSLIVEGGAVLLNSFIDAQLWDEAMVFTSPMTTNELYDEKGIITTAPSSIGRDLLRSSDKVGDAVLNRYLCSY; encoded by the coding sequence ATGTTGCGGGCTTTGGAACTCGCTAGGTGTGGTGTTGGAAAGGTGTCGCCCAACCCGATGGTGGGAGCGGTAATCGTTGTTGATGGCGAGGTTATTGGCGAGGGGTATCATCAAAAATATGGTGAGGCTCACGCAGAGGTGAATGCAATTAATTCAGTGGAGGATAAGGAGTTGCTCAAACGCGCAACGATGTATGTTACCCTTGAGCCGTGCAGCCATTGGGGCAAAACGCCGCCCTGTGCCGATTTAATTGTCGAAATGGGCATTCCGCGGGTGATCGTTGGCTCGATAGACTACAACGAAAAAGTTTGCGGACAGGGTATTGCCAAGATGCGTCAGGCAGGGGTAGATGTTACCGTAGGAGAGTTGGAACAGGAATGTATAGAATTGAATAAGAGGTTCTTCACTTCTCACACCAAGGGTAGACCATATGTTATTTTAAAGTGGGCGCAAACAGCCGATGGCGCACTAGATGCGCGGAACGATGCACGGCAAAAACCCGCGTGGCTTACTGGCGAGGAGGGGCGCAGGATTGTGCACGGACTTCGCGCCCGGGAGGATGCAATTATTGTGGGTAGACGTACAGTGGAGATGGATAACCCCTCCCTTACGGTTAGATACGCCGAAGGAGAAAATCCGATAAGAATCACTATTGACAGAAATTTGCGACTATCCCCTGATTATAACATCTTCGATAATCAATCTGATACAATTCTTTTCACCTCAATCGAAAACATCATACCCGCAGTCGATAAATTTAGGCATAACCATCGTGTATCAATAGAGCCTTTCACCGATTTGAGAGGTTTGCTGTGCGCGCTTCTTTCGAGAAAAATTCATTCACTCATTGTCGAAGGTGGTGCCGTTTTGTTGAATAGTTTTATTGATGCTCAGCTGTGGGATGAGGCTATGGTTTTCACTTCTCCGATGACAACCAATGAATTGTATGATGAAAAGGGAATAATAACAACAGCTCCTTCATCCATTGGGAGGGATTTGTTACGCTCTTCCGACAAGGTGGGTGATGCCGTGCTCAATAGGTACTTATGTTCGTATTGA
- a CDS encoding Acyl-[acyl-carrier-protein]--UDP-N-acetylglucosa mine O-acyltransferase, which translates to MISPLAYIDPAAKIGEGVTIEPFAYIQGKVVIGDGCHIFQNASVMDGAILGKNCQVHSGAVVSGIPQDLKFRGEETTAVIGDNTVIRECATVNRGTAARGVTTVGRNCLLMAYAHVGHDCVVGDNVILVNCVALAGEVEVGDYAILSGHVGVHQFCRVGSHVMISGGTMVAQDIPHFAMVAHQPPSYVGINAIGLRRRGFTSEQITLIQDINRVIFQSGMRYSAACDKVEAEFQQSEIRDLIISFIRESKRGVCKPYRGISE; encoded by the coding sequence ATGATTAGTCCTCTTGCATACATAGACCCTGCCGCTAAGATTGGCGAGGGTGTAACCATCGAACCTTTTGCCTATATCCAGGGCAAGGTCGTCATTGGCGACGGTTGCCATATTTTTCAAAATGCTTCGGTTATGGATGGTGCAATTCTTGGAAAGAATTGTCAAGTCCACAGCGGTGCGGTAGTTTCGGGCATCCCTCAGGATTTGAAGTTCAGGGGAGAAGAGACCACAGCGGTAATTGGAGATAATACCGTTATTCGCGAGTGCGCGACTGTCAATCGCGGAACGGCGGCACGTGGAGTAACAACGGTGGGAAGAAACTGCCTCCTGATGGCTTACGCTCACGTGGGACACGATTGCGTGGTGGGTGATAATGTGATTTTGGTTAATTGTGTCGCATTGGCGGGTGAGGTTGAGGTTGGCGACTATGCCATACTAAGCGGGCACGTTGGGGTGCATCAATTTTGCAGGGTGGGTTCTCACGTGATGATATCCGGCGGAACTATGGTGGCGCAGGACATACCACACTTTGCTATGGTTGCTCACCAGCCACCCTCCTATGTGGGTATAAACGCCATAGGTCTCCGTCGTCGCGGATTTACATCGGAGCAGATAACTCTGATACAGGACATAAATAGAGTCATATTCCAAAGTGGTATGCGCTATAGCGCTGCTTGCGACAAAGTAGAAGCCGAGTTCCAGCAATCCGAAATTCGCGACCTAATAATATCATTTATTCGTGAGAGCAAGCGAGGAGTCTGCAAACCCTACCGAGGAATAAGCGAATAG
- a CDS encoding N-acetylglucosamine deacetylase gives MSEKQITLSSSFTVQGKGLHTGAIINLTVKPAQDNTGIVFYRTDIEDSPAIEALAENVVETSRSTVIAKKDARVSTIEHLMAALWGMGIDNAVIELDGGEVPICDGSARPWVEAIQKAGTVELKEDREYYNIDEKISYHIEERGVKIVAYPDDSFSISVNVDYGSSVIGNQYAGLNSMSDFASQVAPCRTFVFLHELEPLINSNLIKGGDLDNAIVIVEKPLPKEEAEKIAHLCNANSIDTKKKGYIAKNELRFENEIARHKLLDLMGDFALIGRRIRGKIFATRPGHKANTEFAKIVRKAIKRDAEKPTYQYNPNTTPLYDVNKIKQILPHRPPFLLVDKIMEMGADSVIGIKQVTMNEPFFVGHFPDEPVMPGVLIIEAMAQCGGILALSTVPDPENYSTYFMKIDGVKFKRKVVPGDTLMFHLELSEPIRRGIVQMFARAYVGDSLATEAQLMAMITKNKK, from the coding sequence ATGTCTGAAAAACAGATTACTCTCTCTTCGTCGTTCACCGTGCAAGGCAAAGGGCTTCACACGGGTGCGATTATAAATCTTACCGTAAAACCGGCTCAGGATAACACCGGAATCGTCTTCTATCGTACCGATATTGAGGATTCGCCCGCCATTGAGGCTCTTGCGGAAAATGTGGTTGAAACCTCGCGCAGTACCGTTATCGCCAAGAAAGATGCACGCGTCTCCACCATAGAGCACCTTATGGCTGCCTTGTGGGGTATGGGTATTGATAACGCTGTTATTGAGCTTGATGGGGGCGAAGTACCCATATGTGATGGTTCGGCTCGCCCCTGGGTCGAGGCTATTCAAAAGGCTGGAACCGTTGAGCTTAAAGAGGATAGAGAGTACTATAATATTGACGAGAAGATAAGTTACCATATCGAGGAGCGTGGTGTAAAAATAGTTGCCTACCCCGATGACTCTTTTTCGATATCGGTCAATGTGGATTACGGCTCGTCGGTTATCGGTAATCAATACGCCGGATTGAACTCGATGAGCGATTTCGCATCACAGGTTGCACCCTGCCGCACGTTTGTATTTTTACACGAACTGGAACCGCTTATCAACTCGAACCTGATAAAGGGTGGAGATTTGGACAATGCCATCGTCATTGTCGAAAAACCGCTACCCAAAGAGGAGGCAGAGAAAATTGCCCATCTGTGCAATGCAAACTCGATAGATACAAAAAAGAAGGGCTATATAGCTAAAAATGAATTGCGTTTCGAGAATGAGATTGCACGCCATAAGCTTCTTGATTTGATGGGTGACTTTGCCCTGATTGGGCGTCGCATCCGTGGCAAAATATTTGCTACTCGCCCCGGGCACAAAGCTAATACGGAGTTCGCAAAAATTGTGCGCAAGGCTATAAAACGCGATGCCGAGAAGCCAACATATCAATACAATCCAAACACTACCCCACTCTACGACGTAAACAAAATCAAGCAAATACTTCCTCACCGCCCCCCTTTTTTGTTGGTGGACAAGATTATGGAGATGGGGGCAGATTCCGTTATCGGCATCAAGCAGGTAACAATGAACGAGCCATTCTTTGTGGGACATTTCCCCGATGAGCCTGTTATGCCCGGCGTTTTAATAATCGAGGCTATGGCTCAGTGCGGTGGTATCCTTGCACTTAGTACGGTGCCCGACCCTGAAAACTACTCGACCTATTTTATGAAGATAGATGGCGTGAAGTTCAAACGCAAGGTTGTGCCGGGTGACACTCTTATGTTCCACTTGGAGTTGTCCGAGCCGATTCGTCGCGGAATTGTCCAGATGTTTGCACGCGCCTATGTGGGTGACTCATTGGCTACCGAGGCACAACTTATGGCTATGATTACCAAAAATAAAAAATAG